From a region of the Agromyces ramosus genome:
- a CDS encoding O-antigen ligase family protein, translated as MTTGRRRSLIGAYATFALFTALAGQFWRNLLGWWGFGAVVLVVVVGAIALIVAEKPRWSWRRTPKSTIAFLAIATLSIAWSFYPAASALGVTLTVAASLLAVALVLCLTWTRFVRALGAAIKWILGLSLAFELWVAIFVQGPLLPNFPDFEVTGEKLPMAFYWSRGLLFEGGPIEGIVASRNLLAMGALLGLIVFGTMLAAGSVRRAQGIGWLVVSGLVFVLTRSATAILVAAIVLVALGFVAWARRVGAERRRGVYWAAAAVLAASLTLLLAFWNALLDAFGKSEDLTGRFDIWNAVIGLAVERPWFGWGWVGYWVPWVQPFDGLAVRKGVQYLQAHNAWLDVWMQLGALGVIAFASIVIGALWRSWFLAVDRPKDATGRPLPYSAASLVPLLVLVALIGQSLAESRILVEGGWVLLIAIAWSTKRRQWEPEPVPAEPAPVPASRLRPPGNDR; from the coding sequence ATGACCACCGGACGCCGCCGCTCCCTCATCGGCGCGTATGCGACGTTCGCGCTGTTCACCGCCCTCGCGGGCCAGTTCTGGCGCAACCTCCTCGGCTGGTGGGGCTTCGGCGCAGTGGTGCTCGTGGTGGTCGTCGGGGCGATCGCGCTCATCGTCGCCGAGAAGCCGAGATGGTCGTGGCGTCGCACGCCGAAGTCCACCATCGCGTTCCTCGCGATCGCCACGCTGTCGATCGCGTGGTCGTTCTACCCGGCCGCCTCGGCGCTCGGCGTCACCCTGACCGTCGCGGCAAGCCTCCTCGCCGTCGCTCTCGTGCTCTGCCTGACCTGGACGCGGTTCGTGCGCGCCCTCGGTGCGGCCATCAAGTGGATCCTCGGCCTCTCGCTCGCGTTCGAGCTGTGGGTCGCGATCTTCGTGCAGGGGCCGCTGCTGCCGAACTTCCCCGACTTCGAGGTCACGGGCGAAAAGCTGCCGATGGCCTTCTACTGGTCCCGCGGCCTGCTCTTCGAGGGCGGCCCGATCGAGGGCATCGTCGCGAGCCGCAACCTGCTCGCCATGGGGGCCCTGCTCGGACTCATCGTCTTCGGAACGATGCTGGCCGCCGGCAGTGTGCGCCGGGCCCAGGGCATCGGATGGCTCGTCGTATCCGGCCTCGTGTTCGTGCTCACGCGGTCGGCGACGGCCATCCTCGTCGCGGCGATCGTGCTCGTCGCCCTCGGGTTCGTGGCCTGGGCGCGGCGAGTCGGAGCCGAGCGCCGACGCGGCGTGTACTGGGCGGCCGCCGCCGTGCTCGCGGCATCCCTGACCCTGCTCCTCGCCTTCTGGAACGCGCTGCTCGACGCATTCGGCAAGAGCGAAGACCTCACGGGGCGGTTCGACATCTGGAACGCGGTCATCGGCCTCGCCGTCGAGCGGCCGTGGTTCGGTTGGGGCTGGGTCGGATACTGGGTTCCGTGGGTGCAACCGTTCGACGGGCTCGCGGTGCGCAAGGGCGTTCAGTACCTTCAGGCCCACAACGCCTGGCTCGACGTGTGGATGCAACTCGGCGCGCTCGGCGTCATCGCGTTCGCATCGATCGTCATCGGCGCCCTCTGGAGGTCGTGGTTCCTCGCGGTCGATCGGCCGAAGGATGCCACGGGGCGCCCGCTCCCCTACTCGGCCGCGTCGCTCGTGCCGCTGCTCGTGCTCGTCGCCCTGATCGGCCAGAGCCTCGCCGAGAGCCGCATCCTCGTCGAGGGCGGGTGGGTCCTGCTCATCGCCATCGCCTGGTCGACGAAGCGACGCCAGTGGGAACCCGAGCCCGTGCCCGCCGAACCCGCGCCAGTCCCGGCATCGCGGCTGCGTCCGCCCGGGAACGACCGATGA